The proteins below are encoded in one region of Lactuca sativa cultivar Salinas chromosome 3, Lsat_Salinas_v11, whole genome shotgun sequence:
- the LOC111885823 gene encoding uncharacterized protein LOC111885823 — protein MSALIAPERSVKFHGSLVAQLLLKDENLPMNDFVSDWSSTLLTTVSQASKADDISLTRVALSAFLLSLERCPGAQRVVMEKGLHLMRETAKRTMNHKSVQESLAKGLESLCSGDMRLSLEEGQKWSCIMLPWVFRETSSDAIRSSAITILSRICEDYGPSSIPISQGWLAIMLSDILKSRKLSLKGSAQPRDKVKTQIDQANVLSGTQSVNQLASAVVNLAVNGDSFALEDFLTLEPFINTYKNLKKGNIPKVNALDSALATLKGIKAMTVFSRV, from the exons ATGTCTGCATTGATTGCTCCTGAAAGATCCGTGAAATTTCACGGGAGTTTAGTAGCTCAGTTGTTGTTAAAAGACGAAAATCTCCCCATGAATGATTTTGTTTCTGATTGGAGTTCTACCCTTCTTACAACCGTTTCTCAAGCAAGCAAAGCCGATGATATCTCTTTAACTCGTGTGGCTTTATCTGCATTTTTACTATCTCTCGAGAGGTGCCCTGGTGCTCAAAGGGTAGTTATGGAAAAAGGTCTTCATTTAATGAGGGAGACTGCTAAAAGGACTATGAATCATAAGTCTGTTCAAGAATCATTAGCAAAAGGGTTGGAATCACTTTGTTCAGGGGACATGCGTTTGTCTCTTGAAGAAGGACAAAAATGGTCTTGCATTATGCTTCCATGGGTATTTAGGGAAACTTCATCTGATGCTATTAGATCTTCTGCAATCACAATCCTTTCTCGTATCTGTGAAGATTATGGGCCTTCTTCCATTCCCATTTCCCAAGGTTGGTTAGCTATTATGCTTTCAGACATTCTCAAATCCAGAAAGTTATCTCTTAAAGGGAGTGCTCAACCTAGGGACAAAGTCAAG ACACAAATCGATCAGGCAAATGTACTTTCTGGTACCCAAAGTGTGAACCAATTGGCTAGTGCTGTGGTCAACTTAGCAGTCAATGGTGATTCATTTGCTTTGGAAGATTTTCTTACCCTTGAACCATTTATTAACACATACAAAAATCTAAAGAAAGGAAATATCCCTAAAGTGAATGCTTTAGATTCTGCACTTGCAACTTTAAAGGGTATCAAAGCAATGACAGTGTTTTCACGTGTGTGA